The genome window CCGGATGCGGGCGACGATCGTGTCCGGCGTTTCCACGCTCGAGTCGTCGAGGTCCAGGCAGCCGACCATGATCTGCTTGCCGGCCAGCGTGGCCAGGACGGAGCAGTCCAGGTTGGCCTGCGCCGTCTCGATGGAGACCTGGTGGCAGGAGCACCCGGCCAGCTCGGGCAGGAAGGAGTAGCCCGAGGGCCGCTGGTGGATGATGGCGGCGTAGCCGAAGCAGATGTGCACGGCGGTGGTGCCGACGATGCCCTCGACCGCCCGGTTGAGCGCAGCCAGCCCGAACTGACGGGCCTTGTCCGGCCGCGCCTGCATGTACGGCTCGTCGACCTGCACGATGTCGGCCCCGGCAGCGAAAAGATCACGGATCTCCTCGTTCACGGCGACCGCATAGTCCATGGCCGCCGCCTCGTCGCCGGGGTAGTAGTCGTTCTGGGCTTGTTGCGACATCGTGAACGGGCCCGGCACGGTCATCTTGATGGGCCTGGTAGTCTCCGATCGCAAGAAGCGGGTGTCCTCGACCGCGACGGGACGCTGGCGGCGGATCGGCCCCACGATGCGGGGCACCGGGTTGGGATGACCGGAGCGGTCGAGGGCGGTGCCAGGGTGATCGATATCGATGCCCGCTAGCGCGGTGGCGAACCGGTTGGAGTAGCTCTCGCGCCGGATTTCCCCGTCGGTGATGATGTCGAGCCCCGCCGCTTCCTGGGCCCGGATGGCCAGCCGGGTGGCGTCGTCCTGCGCCTCGGCCAGCCAGGGCTCGCGGATGCGCCACAGCTCGCGCGCCCGCACACGGGGCGGGAACCGCCCGGCCAGCTTCTGGCGGTCGATCAACCACTCGGGCTGCGGGTAGCTGCCGACGAGCGTGGTGGGAAAGAGCATCGCCGTCCCTCCTGGAAGCGCAATCTACAGGCTGTCCGCCCCGAGTGCTAGACTGCGGCCCCATCACGGCAACCGGGGAGATCGCTCATGAGCTATGCGCTCGGACAGTTCGACGTGGACTACGAGGCCCGGGTCGACTACGCGGAGCTGCGTCGCAAGCGGGTGGAGAAGACGCGGACGCAGATGGCGGCGCACCGGCTGGACGGCCTGCTCGTGTGGAAGGACGAGAACGTCCGCTATCTGACCGGATTGCGGGCACAGCTCATCGCCGGCAAGAGCAGCTCCCTGAACGGCGTGCTGTTCCCCCGC of Candidatus Methylomirabilota bacterium contains these proteins:
- a CDS encoding 5-methyltetrahydropteroyltriglutamate--homocysteine methyltransferase, with the translated sequence MLFPTTLVGSYPQPEWLIDRQKLAGRFPPRVRARELWRIREPWLAEAQDDATRLAIRAQEAAGLDIITDGEIRRESYSNRFATALAGIDIDHPGTALDRSGHPNPVPRIVGPIRRQRPVAVEDTRFLRSETTRPIKMTVPGPFTMSQQAQNDYYPGDEAAAMDYAVAVNEEIRDLFAAGADIVQVDEPYMQARPDKARQFGLAALNRAVEGIVGTTAVHICFGYAAIIHQRPSGYSFLPELAGCSCHQVSIETAQANLDCSVLATLAGKQIMVGCLDLDDSSVETPDTIVARIRRALLYVKPENVVLAPDCGMKYLSREVAFGKLKSMVAAAERLRAELGERRVPD